The sequence TAAACAATTTCTTAGTCatctgattttcaaatatccTATTTTATTCTAACAAGCTGTGAcgtcatttcaaattttactcaAACGTAAATATACAACACTAATAtctcactttttattttaatttttagtctaTATTATTAAgtggttttttatttttcttttcttattttaatgtttccacaaaaaaatacGTAGAATTAAATAAAAGTAACCATTGAAACCGGcttagaatttaaatttaaaacaaaaaaatgtagtGAGCAATTAGTGTTGTATGTTTACGTACCTGTCCACTTTTTAAGGGGTCAAAACAATGCCataagctttaaaaataaatttgctaAAACCCTAATTGTAAAGTATATTATCTGCTTCCAAGCTATTTATAGCGTGTAAATTCTTGTGAACCTTCATCCGGGGTTTGCTTCCATTTTAAGCATTCATTATTATTTTACTCGGTCCATatcaattttaagtgaaaCCATATTCAGTTGAAATAATGTTACTCTTACAACCCACAATTCTGATTGACATTTTGATTAAACCCAAGCTTTTTATTGCAAAGCTCAGGTTTCCATGGTGTTCGTCTTGGAATGAGGACGCATGATGTCTAACCAAAAGGGACGAGATCtcgtgtgttttttttctttcttcatcTCATTTCTCCTACTTGTGACTGCTTCTCTTCCGGCGGCCAAACGGAATGGGCAAACTTAAGGGGGGAATGTTAAAGCAATGCCATGCCACCATGTTTCGAAAGGACCACCCctgtccaaaaattttgtgtttattttatgtattcggtttttttctgttctctTCTTCAGTATTCATTTTTATGCTCGTTCTAGACCCATTTCCGTTTGGTGTTGCTACactgaaaaacaatgaatatgagctccgagaaaaaaaagatcgaACCACTGGAAGAAAAGGAGAGAGGAGTTGATGCAGTAAAAATAGGGATTATatctcatttctttttccctttttcaatttttctccttttttcgcGCCAATCGGTTATATCAATTCTACCAATAAATGCAGCTCGCGCCTAATACATTATTCTATAATGGCTTTCTGGTACATAGTGAGCGAAGACGAAGGCATACTAGTAAAGAGTCAATATTGGTGAGGCCATGCCTCTTCTTTCGCTGCTTCTTCCGTGGTGAGCCTGAGCCCGCTCAGAGCTCAGTGAGCCTTCGCCGCCGCCCCAGCCGTTTTTCGTTGTTGCCTCCTCAATTCTCACGTTGTGAAGAGAAGAAGCGGGAGAGGAGGAGACGAGTGTGGAAACACGGAGCCCATAAGGTCTTCTCTGGCGCGAAATAACCAATTTCTTCTCCCGCGTGTTTTCCATGACTCAATCGCGCAATCCGCGTGAAAGTAGAAAAATCCTAATAATTTCATATTACAGCTTCGAGCAAGTCCCAGTCACCAATCAAATCAAAATACTTATTATGGACCCAGAAACAGCAGTGGTAACTGCTGGAAATACTGGTAGTACTGCATCCGAGGTGGGAACAGATGTGAGTTTTTCTTCTCGTTTAATCAGGAAGGAAATAAATGCAATGTGAAACTTTCCCACTAACGCGCCTTTCAATTGCCCTCAAACAGCCTCAGCGGCGGCAGCTCTTGAACGAAACACTAATGATCATTAAACAACTTGGTGTACAACTCGGCATCTGGGAGGAAAAGCGTTAAGAGGTTGGAAATGAGAATTAGGATTGTGAAGCGAATTTGATTGAGCAGGAAATGAATATAATTCTAAGCAAAAACAAGAGAACAtctatatgttttttttttgaatgcttgttaaaaaacaattaaaaacatttcaatattttttactcaattAGTGTTCCACCCCATTGTGTAACTTTGACCTCTTATATGTATTTTAGTTGTCGTTTGTCGAATACAAAAATGTCTCAtgatcaaaatattttgtctctctttctaaaatgttgaaaattttagttgttCATATTTCTAAAATGAGCTGAGATATAATCTTTTTAATATGGAGTAGTGGAGTACAACACTATTAGAGAAAATACGGCATATtaatcaggggtgtgcggcaaatggaaaaaattgccgagctcggcaaatcggcaattgctggtttttcaaaatttgccgagctcggcaaatcggcaattgctggtttttcaatatttgccgagcacggcaaattcggcaaattcggcaaatttgccgtgcttaacgaactcggaaaattttgataatttttgatgttttttggaacaccaaaactaccgaattcttaacacacatctggtttctgaattagttccgtgtagtatgtctgcttaagcataaaactaactcaattttgtgtcattttactaaatttttggcgaaaaaatcaataattttagtcaaaattgtactgtaaaatttttgacgtgtgcggcaaatggaaaaaattgccgagctcggcaaatcggcaattgctggtttttcaaaatttgccgagctcggcaaatcggcaattgctggttttttcaaatttgccgaagacggcaaatcggcaaatttgccgagctcggcaagtcggcaattttcggcaaatcggcaaatttgccgcacacccctgataaTAATGACACTATGCAAGTCAAAAGAAAGCAAAATCAAACATTCTGAGtagtacaattttttttttgaaattgcttaCATCGTTCTGCTTCACTGAATATAATTTACTATAAAATTTAGACATAATTCATACTTTTATATTAccaccagttttttttttcagttaaagcACAATTTTACCTAATCTCTTTGTTCATCCACTTTAATATACATACATCAAGTTGAAACCGCCCGATAATAAACTTGTATATCCAAACAAAGACAGCGATTAAAACAATAGTTTCCCGCCGCTGCTACATTAACaaattgatcaaattttgacaatataggtcattttttgtgccgctataacttttttttggaaagttttcaagaaatttcattgTGAATTTCAGTGTTCTCAGACAATTTGgggtctaataaagcaataaaacaaACTCGAATACATAACCTGTGAAATCTTACGTCTGTTTTTTGTGCAGTCAAACTACCAAGTTttactgagaaaaaaattggccatCTACTTTAACACAATGAATTTGggcaattttagaatttttttagttagaaaaaaaaaaccaattttcattgCTGAAAATGGGCGATTCTTGCGTTGATAGAAAGGTCTCAAATATCGAATTTTAGTCAAAGAGTATTATTTATGGAGCAGTCATGATTAAGTAAGTGATTTGAAATGTTGATAAAGCGATTTAAAACAAAGAGGATGTTCTGAGCTAGCTGCGAGAAATGAAATTACACCGTGTCTTGTGGGGAAAACCCCCCATCTCTTCGTCAATGAAAAAAACCACGTTTTGTGAGGGTGTCATTTGTGCGATCACGTATATATAGTTGAGCTTTAATATTATCATTAGATCTCGAAAATATCTGAATTGAGAAATATCAAATCAATAAGTTTCAGTTTGCATTGACGAACGACATGACATCCTCTCCATCATCAGTTGCTTTGTTGAGTGGAGACCCAACAAAAATGGAAGATTCTGCAAAATTGGCGACCGCCACCAGTAACACAGTTGTTGCAATCGATAATAAAATTGTACAGGCTATGGATTTGGTAAAAACACATCTCACGTTTGCGGTACGGGAGGAGGTCGAGACTTTGCGGACGACAATAACCGATTTGGAAGCTAGGGTAAGTGTGTTTCTGTTATTTAAACACTGTTGGCTTGATTTCAGTTTATAATAGTTTTTCGTGTTTCAGCTCAATGCACTGCGAGAGGAAAACCGTTTACTTCGTGAAAACGTGTCTCCAGAAGTGTTGGCTTTCATCACTGCAAACAAGCAACTTTGCGAATAAAGGTAAGACGTTTCgaaatgtctgaaaacatATGAATctgaatttgccgaattttggCGCCTAccgtctgaaaatggaaaagcaAAACCCAAAcagaattcattttcaaaaaaataattgaacgTTCATTTTTCTATCTTGTAACTGAGAAATAGTGTTATCCtttgtctaaaaataaaataaaaatccgtaaaagtaaaaaagaatattctgaaatatGGGGTTTCTGTATAATTTgcatacattttttggaagttgtcTAAGAAACCATCGCATTGCACTACTCGTCCGATACGTATTTAAAAAAGCTCAAtctattttcgaaattgttttaatgaaTTTAATTATTGTTTCAAACTAATTCCGTATTTCAGGTCTCAAAATTCTCTTCAAACATTCCATGTGATTTTATAATCTGTCAAATCCAAAAGATCCCCTTCTCTGCAATTCAAGATACAGCATCAAACTTCAATATTCAAcacaactgaaaaaagttcatttttcaaaacatacatACTCTCTTGTAAATatggttttaaaaaaggaTTCCGTGTTGTGCTCCCCTTCATTAATATTATTGTTATGTATACAGAataatttcattcattttttcttactttttaaatgaatCATAAGCGAGCTTAAAAAAGGTCAAAATGAACTTTATAATCTATTTTTTATATGTAAAACGTTTCAGGTCATTTGCgcattgttaatttttcaggaaatatgATGAAGCTCTCCTCtttctgttttgaaaaaacttgaaagaaaGCTATGAAATGACCGCTCAGTACAGGAGTATTTTCTATTGAAACAataattaaaatgttgctttgaaattcgaaaattaactgaaactgattttaaaaaaaccacgCTAAATTAATCATATGTCAGAAAGTATTGTACGATTTTGTATAATGTGGGTTTTCAATATTAACAAAAGAAGAACTTCAAGTATGATATGACTACACCAAGACTGTTTTGGTTTTAGATAACCATACAATTTCAAggaaaaacactatttttcttacaaaaaattaagttaTATCTATCTATTTGACCCAAAAGCTATAAcatcgataaaaaattgtatgcgAACTCCAGTCAACCaggtaattttgaattatgtTTTCTGCgagatttatttttctttttcttcatagCATAACTACGTTAGTTCGTAAGCCATTAGTGAATTtcctttcaaatttcactttaTAAAATCGGTTTTTCTTCCAGAAGTGTTTGCGGTTTCCATGGAAACTTTCAACCACACACCTACAAAACTACCACGTAAAATACCCCCGAGAGAAGTGAACGCATGTACCACGTGTTCGCAGTTTTATTAGTCAGGCATTCGTTTCTCTCTGTCTCTTTGCTTTTTGACAGGATCGATCACGGGGTCTAGGTTTCATTAGCACATGTTGCTATGTTTCTTCTGTTCCAGATAAAAATCtcatgattttttagaaaataaatcatTAGTGAccctcatttttaaaaatcaattttcaaataaaaacgaatggagtttttgtatttttaggcctAGGATATACCCgtttctaagcctaaagagGGGTATTGggcataaatttttattaaaatagataaataaatagaagttcaatcaattttaaaaaaatgagaggAAATCACACACAAGTGCCTTGTTTTGTGCTTTTTCGGCTTGATGAAAGTTTTTCACACAGTCTGCCTGAAATCTATACAGTTTACCAAACAGAGCTGCAACTCTTCTACAGTTAATTTTCACATTACGTCCGTTTAATTTCTATAGCATCCTCTCCAAACTGAGAGTATGACgctttccaaaacatttttctgtaaaaaattatgatggAACTTATTGCGAAAAAAACCTCTTACTATTAGTTTTATCGTAATAtctccaaaattaaaaaaatatatatatatattgaaaaaaaaagctagcacccttttgacaattttcgataaaacctTGTAATTCATGAAATAATCTGGTGATAACTTGGTTAGAAATTAAAAtggtttgaaatttggaaatttcaaaatacataTGAACGTGGCTACCCGCCGAGTCGTGTAGCTTGTTTTGAAGTACTCAAATTTCCAGAGGGTCGTTCcccacaaaaaatgtttcagttgtTGAAATAATGCAAATGAGCCTTAGGTATATTCGAAAGCGTATTTGATCAGGTTATCATTCTTCATATATTTAGCTTGCTGGAGGATGTGCAttgaatgttttctttttctctattgCTCACACTTTGAACGTTCTCCTCCTGCTGTTTTCTGTTCATCTCCCTCTCTCCCTCCGCTCCCTTTCCAACGCACTCTTTCCGACTTCTCCACGGTCTTCATTTCTCAAACAACCGCTTTTATTCCGCAACCCACCGCAGTCTTTTCTCGTTGTCCAACTAGTACGCATACACCctcattttctaatttcttacATATCGAACGCTTGtgttttttctattgaatgcgattcgtttgaaaaaacgttttgtttctagctctaattttgaaattcatatttttatttttcagatggaacATCTTTCTTGTAAATCATCATGCGGGTTTGtatataaaatcaaaactggTTTCATGGCATATTTCCTGAACTCGCTAACATGTTTTCTATTAATAACTGACTCAGTTCGTTTTTCGAATAAACGCTTTCAtgggcttttttttttaactttttcaaacttgcgctactattttttttggaaaatagaaatggaatttttagttGATCAGCCAAAAAGATTTAagacttttctaaaaatgtttgcatAATGACAGTTTGTGAAATATTCTTGACTTACTTGACATACAAATATGAACATattagtttttgataaattcagtAATCGCTtattaaaaacgattttcagaGCTTGACATTTTCCGGCCCTTACTGTaaggatactgtaggagtacgttTATTTATAAATAGATTTTTGCGTTTGGAAGTTGAAGGTCGCTCCGTGAACGCGAATGACAACATTTTCTTAAAAAGGGTCCACAAATACGATTCACTTGTTGTATTTGTGAACTCAAAACGGTCCCAAAAGTGTTTCTTttcaaatcatattttttgagtaattaaactaaaatttccaattttctaatGTTCCAGGTTGACCAATAAAACCGCTATGTACTTTATGACCGGTTAATGTCAACCTACACCAATCGGTAATtgctttcaattccggaaacaAACTTTGTTGAGTTTATGCCCATTTACGTCCATTTTTAAAGACAAAGCTAACTTCATGaagagaaaaccaaaaatgtttttctcagaGTTTATTTTGGATATTCAGTTTAGTCGATTAGATTTCTAAATTGCGAAGTACTGTTccttttgtttattttttaacttccaGTGTTTCCATTGTTGAGTATTTCCACGATATCATAAACGATCGCAGTGTAGCCGGCTGAAGTATACAAATTCTGTCGAATTGATAGAGTTGCTGACTGTGTATATACAGATAAGGAAACCCCTTTTCCGAGGGAGACAAATGATAAGGATGGACATCAAGACTAAATGTCCGaagtgttttcttttttctgcaaaaaaaagaacggcGGGGAAGATGATGCAAAGTGTCGGAAGATGGGGAAATACCTATATGTACCTAACTTTCagcgaaaaaagttatcattgaaatttggttttagaaaaaatcgtgGATAGTGTTCAAAGTTGATTTTAAATACAACAAAGAATTTggttttcgttgaaaaatcatttggcATTCAAATTAACGCAATACCAATATTGTTTCTCGTTTTTCAGCTTGTTCAAACAAAACACAACCTCTGAGCTCATCATGTAATACACAGAAATATTTGTGTTGCCTTTGCTGTCTCTGCTTTCCcctttctcaatttcaatcgATATCCGCATTccgcctttttttttcaagcaaatCTATCCACACAGGATGGAAAATATTGCAAGATGGCTTTGAAGATGAAGACGAATGGgtgaaaataaacaaaagtGAGATGTTAGGACATCTCATCTTTGCCTATGTTTTAATCTAAGAAGCTTTCTTTAGTTTCTTGCCCTAGATTAATCTCATCTCTCAGCACTTTAGCACATTCCTCATTCCTTTCAGTTCAAAGTATTTCGAGCAAATAACCCCATAACAAAATTTATAACTGTGGAACAATGTGGGCGAGATCACAATTTATTGTGTTTTTCGGCTCGCAGAGCACATTCATTCTTTCTACTAATGTTCATAGCAACGGGAAGTACAAGTAGGCTAAAGGTCGATGCatgcttttgtttttttttcttggattttttcttggaaatgaGCATGCGTgttaattttctaagaaaactTATCAAGAATTTTGGGCGATATTTGGTTGATATGAGGCGTTGTTCATATTTGTGGTATTATGGCTCAAAATCTAAATAATGTGTTCTAATTAGGGGTGGCAAGAgtgcgacctaggtcgctaggtcgctgTTTTCATTTAGGTCGCATCgcgacctaggtcgcattgcgacctgcgacctagcgacctgggtcgcattgcgacctgcgacctagcgacctaggtcgcattgcgacctgcgacctagcgacctgcGACCTTGCGACCTGGGTCGCATTGCGCTTTGCGACCTGAAGTactgacattttttatactaaCAAATTGCTAcaaatcatttattttacaTTGTTTTCGATTTCTTATCCATAAGACACCTTgtcgaaaaaagttagaacAGCCGACATCCGCCGGATTTGCTGCTTTTTTCTAcgtttttaattcgaaaagtggaaaattaaattttagaaacaacaaaaaccacaaaaacgtgaactttttgaaacaatttgctGAAATGCATGGTTTTATTTGTAGAAATGAATTCTTTGTTccgtacttttgaaaaaaaactacgcATAAACTTATAAAATCTTAATAGAGAAAATGTTATTGGAATATACATATTCTGCAATCTTTAGTTTTCGAGTTATACAGTTTTCGAGTTATACGATTTTAACAACTCAAGTGAATCAAAACCGAAAGAGAACAAAATGTCGGTAATTCAGGTCGCaatgcgacctaggtcgctaggtcgcaggtcgctaggtcgcaggtcgcaatgcgacctaggtcgcGATGCGACCTAACCctctaggtcgcaggtcgacCTAGGTCGACCTATAGCCACCCCTAATTCTAATATATCAGGAgatgtttaaaaatagttcaTGACTGCCAGATAaacacacaattttcaaagcaaTGTATCCGTTTTGTTGTTGTCAACTTAGGTATTAGTGCATGCGTGGTTGTAATAAGCACAAAGCTGAAATATCTAATTTTAGGAAAAGCACGTAAACTTTCTTGTTTTATCATTATCAAGTTTCActgtaaagttttttattattttcaagttgTCTATGGTGGAGAAATAAAAAGGTTATAGTTGAAACTTTATTGTCTTATCAgtagtcaaaaaatttttgaaaaccctcACTTTTCTGAGgtgtattttctatttttccagaagtcATATCAAACATAATACAGTAGGGTTCTAGCAAACTTTAGTGAACATTCATTGTTTGAGTGGTCTTTCCAGTTGCAACAAATACTACGTATTTagataaatatcaaaaaattataaaacctAGCTACTGTACCAGccaaaaattagctaaaatgatgattttatctttaaaaaaaattcaaactagtGTTTTAACCAGCAACAGTGTAAACCTTTATAGAAGTATATGTGATTCGTCGTCAAAAATGCAAGGCAatcgtttttttcaagtttttttaatgataatgCTGAAATCTTGAAAGTTTGCTGAAATGTACTAAAAACTGAGTACTACTTTGTATTTATCTGGCTGTAACTGTTTGTGAGCTGCAATTACTTTAATACAAACCAACATTTTTATAGCGCTTTTTCAGAGCAAAATACATGGCGTAAAAAACAAGTATGTACATGTGTTTTGTTTGTAACTTTTCTTTTGTTGCTTGGTAAAGATGTCAATTTAATATTGTTATTGAATATCACAATATAATGTAGGCAATCTGCTACTTCAAACATTTGAGACAGCAAGACACGCAGGCATCTCGACAAAACGGCGCTGCTGGGCAGAACAGGCCGGCCAGTGTCGGCAGTGGAAGAGGGCGACGGCGACCGTCCGTCTTTTGGCCGCATGTTCTCCCCCATTTTTCCTCTCCCTTGCAAACACTTTTTATTCTCTTTCTACGGTTTGCAATTCTGCCAATTCTGCAGTGTTTCGGCGAAATGAATTTTCTTAGTTTAAACTGGGAAACTATTAAGCGGCAGTGTGATAGGCTTGGTTGCCACAAAAAAGTTACTCgttttgttttgcaaatttacaaaatttttaacaagttgctaaattccttttttaagtcttttttaaatatacaattccaatgcaaaaaaatatccCAATGCGTCACATGTTCTATATTTTCCTTCATCACTCCTCGTCttgcatgtttttcaaatacaacTGTTATGTGAATACcctttctgaaagaaaattattatttacgCCCAACGTTCTTTCAGTTGACTTAACATCACTCAATAGTTTCCTTTTTCAGTTACTTGGGTATACTCATAATGGAAGAACCCCACCCAGCACCAAGGAATGATCGAGATGCGGAAGGTGAAGAGGCTAGGCACGCTTTAAGGATGGAGAGACAACTTGCAATTCGTGAGGGACGTTATCTGCCTCCACTCCCACAACTTCCACCATTGATCCAGCTGATTCCTGTGCACCGCGCTCAGGCGAACGAAGCTGTCGATAGAGCCATTGAATTTCAGCTAAACCAGAGGCGGCAGTTTTTGCTGCAACACCTTCGACCTGAGCATTTTCAGCCTGGTGGATTCTTTGATCCGCAGCCAGAGGGAAACTATCATCCTTTG comes from Caenorhabditis elegans chromosome X and encodes:
- the tsct-1 gene encoding Protein tsct-1 (Confirmed by transcript evidence); its protein translation is MSTTSNEASVIEVVPPNANCDKPKKKFQVVPVPGEFTRGRWKVIDTRFGSAMGEFGNYPPEDEYKMIVTSKNNVITVRKKFPRPTTVTSAPILGAEEADSIRVLQKSQPRFEQVPVTNQIKILIMDPETAVVTAGNTGSTASEVGTDFALTNDMTSSPSSVALLSGDPTKMEDSAKLATATSNTVVAIDNKIVQAMDLVKTHLTFAVREEVETLRTTITDLEARLNALREENRLLRENVSPEVLAFITANKQLCE
- the tsct-1 gene encoding Protein tsct-1 (Confirmed by transcript evidence), producing the protein MFIFAAAFQQNTIIMSTTSNEASVIEVVPPNANCDKPKKKFQVVPVPGEFTRGRWKVIDTRFGSAMGEFGNYPPEDEYKMIVTSKNNVITVRKKFPRPTTVTSAPILGAEEADSIRVLQKSQPRFEQVPVTNQIKILIMDPETAVVTAGNTGSTASEVGTDFALTNDMTSSPSSVALLSGDPTKMEDSAKLATATSNTVVAIDNKIVQAMDLVKTHLTFAVREEVETLRTTITDLEARLNALREENRLLRENVSPEVLAFITANKQLCE
- the tsct-1 gene encoding Protein tsct-1 (Confirmed by transcript evidence), whose product is MDPETAVVTAGNTGSTASEVGTDFALTNDMTSSPSSVALLSGDPTKMEDSAKLATATSNTVVAIDNKIVQAMDLVKTHLTFAVREEVETLRTTITDLEARLNALREENRLLRENVSPEVLAFITANKQLCE